A region from the Sphingopyxis lindanitolerans genome encodes:
- a CDS encoding GNAT family N-acetyltransferase: MTVHPAFPTSAADAAPLVVRVADPLSLSDEMAAAWDRLADDASEPNPFAERWCLQPALHLLDPERRARLVMVRADGAGPLIGVMPLAPVMKYGRLPLRHVTGWAHPNHFHGAPLVRAGMERIFWSILLGWCDAAPWARTLLHVPRLTEDGPLHRALVDVARGRDGGVETVHNEERALLASELSPEAYWDEAVRAKKRKELRRQANRLADQGALSFRRWQSDEAAAPWIDAFLDLEARGWKGQAGSALASHGDTEAWFRAVVAAAAAAGKLDMRLLALDERPLAMLVNFLCPPGGFSFKTAFDEEFARFSPGVLLQQANLDLLGDDRIDWVDSCAAPDHPMIDSVWHERRRLVWVNAPLAGGADRLRFTALVGAEKLWRRWKRAASAENNL, from the coding sequence ATGACGGTCCATCCAGCCTTTCCGACCAGCGCCGCCGACGCTGCGCCGCTGGTCGTGCGTGTCGCCGATCCGCTGTCGCTGTCGGACGAGATGGCGGCGGCGTGGGACCGGCTGGCGGACGACGCGAGCGAGCCGAATCCCTTTGCCGAACGCTGGTGCCTGCAACCCGCGCTGCACCTGCTCGATCCCGAACGGCGGGCGCGGCTGGTGATGGTGCGCGCCGACGGCGCCGGGCCGCTGATCGGCGTGATGCCGCTCGCGCCCGTGATGAAATATGGCCGCCTGCCGCTGCGCCACGTGACCGGATGGGCGCATCCCAATCACTTCCATGGCGCGCCGCTGGTTCGCGCCGGGATGGAACGGATTTTCTGGTCGATCCTGCTCGGCTGGTGCGACGCCGCGCCCTGGGCGCGAACGTTGCTCCATGTGCCGCGATTGACCGAGGACGGGCCGCTGCACCGCGCGCTGGTCGATGTCGCGCGCGGGCGGGATGGCGGGGTGGAGACCGTCCACAACGAGGAGCGCGCGCTGCTCGCCAGCGAGCTGTCGCCCGAAGCCTATTGGGACGAGGCGGTGCGCGCGAAGAAGCGCAAGGAACTGCGCCGCCAGGCGAATCGGCTCGCCGACCAGGGGGCCCTATCCTTCCGCCGCTGGCAATCCGACGAGGCGGCCGCGCCGTGGATCGACGCTTTCCTCGATCTCGAAGCGCGCGGCTGGAAGGGGCAGGCCGGATCGGCGCTCGCCAGCCATGGCGATACCGAGGCGTGGTTCCGCGCGGTCGTCGCGGCCGCCGCCGCCGCCGGCAAGCTCGACATGCGGCTGCTCGCGCTCGACGAGCGGCCGCTCGCGATGCTGGTCAATTTCCTCTGCCCGCCGGGCGGATTTTCCTTCAAGACCGCGTTCGACGAGGAATTCGCCCGCTTTTCGCCCGGCGTGCTGCTGCAACAGGCGAACCTCGACCTGCTGGGCGACGATCGCATCGACTGGGTCGATAGCTGCGCCGCGCCGGACCACCCGATGATCGACAGCGTCTGGCACGAGCGCCGCCGCCTCGTCTGGGTCAACGCCCCGCTCGCGGGCGGTGCCGACCGGCTGCGCTTCACGGCGCTGGTCGGGGCGGAAAAGCTCTGGCGGCGCTGGAAACGCGCCGCGTCCGCTGAAAATAATCTATAG